The sequence below is a genomic window from Globicephala melas chromosome 14, mGloMel1.2, whole genome shotgun sequence.
GTACCTTTCACAGCCGTGcgtggagggaagagagagggggcCTCCAAACTGAGGGTGAGGGGTGGCAGGTGGACACAGGGTGCTGGTTCCAGGAATCAACCACCCCCCTGCTGTGAGAGAAGAATGCTGAGTGCCTGACTTTTCACCACTTCCATTATTTAAAGGACAGGAGGGGAAGCCCCCAGAGGTGCAGCGGTGAGGGCTCCGAGCTCACTGCCCAGGACCAGGTtcaccctggtcagggaactaagatcccacaggctgagCGGCATGGCCccccaaaaccccaaaacacacaaacaaacaaaaactaccaaAAGACGGGAGGGCAGAGGCCAGGAAGTGGCAGATCTTTTGCTCAGGATTCGGGAACACCGAGGACCCAGCGGAGTCTTCAGGTGCCTCAGGCTGGCCAAGGTTTCTAAACCCACAGGACAGCCGAAACCCTGGGAGACTGACCCCGACCTCAGCCAAGCCTGAAGCCTCCTAAACACCCAGAATCCTCCCGGCCTCTTACGGGATGTTCCGTTCGCCCAGGCAGGTTAGCTTTCAGGGCCTACCTTCTGAGCTTGAATATAATGTAAAAAAAGACAGAATTCAGACTCAGAGCCAGGCGCGTTCAGGACACACAGGGCGAGCCGTGCAGCGGAGGCCCTCGTCCCCCTCGTCCCACCCCACACCGTAGCACGGAGGGGCTGCTGTCCTGGCTGGAGGGGCACCCGTGTTCCGCTCACCTTTCTTCTGCTTTAGGCCCACACTCTCCCCGCCTTACACATCAATCAGAACATTGTTCCAACATTGCCCTGCCCTCCTTTAAAACGCcaatttcttctccatttcctttttaactttaaaaaagaaatcagaaaaacaacCACTAGGAGGACGACAACTCTGGCTCCAATTCCCAAACTACAAACAATTCTTCAGACAACATTCAAATGAGGGGAAGGTCCAGATGTGGCCACAAAGTTTGGGCTCCATCACTTGCCAAAGCCGTTGTTCATATTCTGCTCTATGACGCGGCAGCCCATGAGCCACTTAGGAGAGCTGTTTGCTAAATTAGTCCAGAAGAtgacaaggagggagggagggagggagggagacagagagggagggagggaggggggagggaggagggagggaggaagggagggagggagggagggagacagggagacagggaaggagacagggagacagggagacagggagggagggagggagacagggagggagggaggaagggagggagggagggagggagggaggggggagggagggagggaaggaggggggagggagggaggagggagggaggagggagggagggagggaggaagggagggagggagggagggagggagggagacagggagggagggaggaagaaagaaaaagaaatagaaaaagaaagaaacacacacagtTTGAGGAGGGTGCCACGCTGGTTCGTCCAGACTCCTGAAGTGGGCAGCAAACACTAACTTTCCTCTCTCAGGGTCCCCTCCCTGCGTGGAGAGGAGGGCTAGACACAGCCCTTCCTCCTAACGGACTCTGCTGCAGACCTGCATCACTTCGCTGGCTCATGGAACTCCTAAAGGAAGCTAGACTTAAAGCAGACTTTCCCATCCTATGCTCCACTGCTTCCAGCATGAGCTGATGGGCCATTCCCAGAACCGAAGCAGGCTAAGGGGAAAACCACACGTGATCACAAGCATCGTCCCAAACACGGTCCTCCAGTTTTCAGTCATtaacaaaaagagaaaccatCTCAAAGTGGATACGAGCCGGGCTCTCCTCTTGTCCAACACAGCAGGGTGTAAACACCCATCCAGGCCATGGTTGGAGCTGCCTTGAAGCACAGCAAAAGAACCCCCGTAACTTCTCCCCAGGCTTCTCTGTCGGGAGTCCTGTGGGCTGGGGGAGCATCTGCAAGCCCAGATGGAGCAGAGGCTGAGGGCCAGGAGGTTGAGGACCAGTCATAACAGCATCAACACACAGGGCCAGGTGCCTCGCACAGCAAAGGGCAGTGTGCTCCCCAAGGGCACACAGAAGCCCTGTCTGCTCCATCCCCAGCTTCCAGCTCCCAGCAGGCTAGCCCCTGAAACAAGATACATCTGGCCAGAGCGCAACAAACCGTACATGGGGAGTGCCCCGACTGCTGGCTGTCTCCGGGGTCTTCCATCACGTCCTTGTGATGGCTTCTGCCAAAGAAGTGCAGCGAATTGTCAAGGAGGACATTCAGACACAGTATTTGCAGCAATAGTTCAGCTTTCTGCACACTTCTTTGCTCAAAGGGTATAGTTAGAATTCTCTCACCTTTCCTTTGCATCAAGGAAAGCTTTTGCAAATggattgtatttaattttaagagCTGTGATCTGAAAAACAAGAAGTTGCGTTTACTAGTAGGTTGCTCATTCGCCAGAGGATTCAATCGGGCCCCAAGAAATCAGGGACCCCCAGCGCCCCCTCTAAGTATTCAAATGCAATCAGATTATTTCCTGGTGTAGCTTTCTATTTGGATCTGAAGTAGCCGAGGAATCAGCATATTTTATAAAGAAGAGCACAGTCATGGAAAGCTTTTAGAGGCTGACTTTCCGAGTGGAATTCACAATACGTTTAACCTCCTGCTGACAGTATGCTGTGTGTATCAACCAGAGAAACAGGGCTCAGAACATAACCCGGGTCTGCTTGGGAACAGTGACTGGTTCTAGCTGGCAGTCAACACCCACCGACACCTTGACCCGCTAATCACAAACCGCCTGCCCTTTGGGGTCAGACTTAGATATGAATTTACAGGCACTAGACTGGATTCTGTATCTAGGCGACTCCTCACACCACAGATTTGGAGGGATGCCCCCAACCCTCTTAGGAAGATTCCCAGAGTAAGGAGAGGCCCCCCGCCCCTTTCTCTGAAGTCCTGTTCTTAAATTCTTACAGTCCTTTAACCtaaatgttttattcatcttttcattttgagCCTTTAGTAGTGGACACTTTTATGGAAAACTAAAGGGGAAAGTGCTTGAATGagtacttattttaaaacttttctcccGCTGTTCCAATTTTATAGTTACGGTAAATTACTTGAAAGGGCACTAATTATCAGTCTAAAAGTACAATCATCACACAGGCTCCTGGCATTCCCGGGAACCTCCAGCAGAGCACTCGCCAGACCGAGGGCTGCCCGCGCCCCTCTCACCTCTTCGTTCTGATAAGCGGTCACCGCTATGAACTGCGTCTCCGGGAAGCAGTGACTGGTGATCATGCGCTGCGGACCCCCAACTCTCACGATGTGGATTCGAGGCTCATACTTATGTAAGGAGTTCAACATGATCTGAGAGACATAAACACGGGAATGGAGATCATCAAAGTCCTACCGTTAAGACAAGAAAACATCCACGTGTCCTGCTGAGGAGGAGAAAAATACATCCAAGATGCAGAAGACCCTGCAGCTCGCAGGAAAACGTCTTTCCTGTTGAAGTTGGTAGGTTTCCCATTAGGTGCTGCTCTCACCACTAGTTTGGAAAAGGAATGTGAGATGCTGCACACCATTAAAGGCAATGAATGCCCATCACGAAATGCTTTGACCTGGTAGAGTAAAGTTCTAAGGCTTCCAGGGCAGCTGCAGACAGCTTTAAATGCTTGAGCGAGATCGCAGCTTACGGGAACACCGGGTCTCCCAGGAACAATCCCCAAGTAAAGATGTTCTATAGAAAAGGACAGATTTACAAGTTTGTTCAGACTCCACGCAGTAAATACGTGGACGTATTCAGCGCTAAAGTGACCGTTTAACTATCAAGACTGGTATTTTCTCTACCCCTAGGAAAGTTGAGGGCTAGGACGCAAAAGTTCCCCCAAACTTGAGATCTGCCTGAGTGTTCAAAGGGGAGGCTTTGCGCCCTCTCCCCGCTCTCCAGGCCTTGGTGTTACCGTCGTCAGTTTACTATAAACAACACTGCAGGCTGAACCGAGGAAGGCAGATGTCACCTCCGTGAGCGCAGCGCCCTTCCAAGACTCCCCGGGGACAAGGTGCAGAGTCTCGGGGGCCCCTCCTCGCGTCGTCCGCCGCCCCGTGTCCGCACCCCATCACACCTACCTGGCCCCCTCCATTGAGCTTGTTGGTGAGCTTGACTTTGCTGAAGGAGACCGGCGCCTTCATCCAGTGCGCCCCGAAGTTGGGCGAGTCGGGATGGATGTAGACGCAGCTGGGTGCCTGCGGCTCAGGCTTGCCCCCTGGCACCCACTCCCCGTTCACGTACTTCCAGCGGTGGTTGTCGGCCGCCACGAAGTCCAGCAGGAAGGAGTACATGGCGTTGGGGTCCAGGCCAGACACGTTCACCTTCAGCACCGGGAACATCCTCCTGGAAAGGAAGGAGCGCAGCTGGAGGACCCCGGATCTGACCCGTTAGAACGAAGAAGCCAGGGGCATCTGCATTTGGAGCAAAGAGGAGCCCCCTTGGGAACTTACAAAGGGGACGCCCGAGCGCCCCCCTTCCCAGGACTCTCCTAGATCCACAGGAGCCCTCCTCACTACCCACCCCCGGCCTCCAGAGGCAGGGCGGGAGAGGACCTGGCAGAGGGTTGCAGCACTCGGGTCCAGCCCGCGGGGCAAGCGTGGGCGAGGCGCGGCTCGAGGGAGTCCCCCGGGAGTCCTCATGCCCAGAAGTGAGGATTACGCGAAGAAGTCCCAGAGGGACAATTAGGGGCCACAAGGGTCTGTTCCCCAGTCTGAGCGGAAATGAGCAAAAAGACCGGGAGAAAGTGTTGGAAGGTAAGGAACTTTGCAGCCCGGCTGCCCGGCCCGCCCGAGCGCGTGGCACACGCCGGGTTGTTGCGCGCCTACCTGCCGTTCTTGGTCACGATCATCTCGTTGGTGAGCTCCTTGAAGCGCAGCCACAGCTCGCTCTCCTCCAGGCCCACGCGCAGCTCGCGTTCCGTGGGGTCGCCCTTCTCGCTGCCCGCCTGCAGCTCGCTCTCCACGGCGCTCAGCAGGTGGTCCACTCGGTACTGCAGGCTCTTCCCCGCGCCGTCGGTGCCGGGGGAGCTCATCCTCCCGCCTGCtcctccccaccgccccccgAAGCCCCGACTTGCTACCCGAGAGCCACCTTCGCCCCAGTAGGCGGCCGCTCTTCCAGGAAGAGGGGCCGCTTGGGCCAAGACCTGCGAGGCGCCCGGGTGCCAGCACAGACCTGGGAGGAGGACGAGGATAGAGAtccgggggggaggggcgggggaaggggggggaAGGTTATTCCACTTGAACTCCCGCAAGGAGCTACTGGAGGAGGTCTCCGGAGAGAGAAAATCACCCCTCGGCATAAATAGAGCCTCGGGAGCCGCCGAGGGGGCGCGGCGGATTGGGCCGCGCGCCCTTTGAAGTGCCAGGGCCGCTGCCCATTGGCCGCGAGCGGCCATATCAGACTCAGCCGGGCGCGCCGCGGAGGCGGGGGGCCAACAATGGGCTCCCGCGCCTGCCTTCTGTAAATCCGGAGCCAGGCCCCGCGAGCCCCGGCCCAGCGCCTACACCTCCGCCCTCCTCCAAATGTTTGCACCTCCATCAAAGCGGCCGGGCTGGCCCCGAAAGCCGGGAGGGGATGGGGGACGGACGGCGTGGGGATGGATGGGCAGGGCTCCCGAGCTCGCCCCGCACGCACCTCGCCGAGGAGTTGCCCGGCTGCCCGCGAAGCTCCCCAGCTCTCGCGCGCGgggccctcctctctctctctccctctccctctccctctccc
It includes:
- the TBXT gene encoding T-box transcription factor T isoform X2, which produces MSSPGTDGAGKSLQYRVDHLLSAVESELQAGSEKGDPTERELRVGLEESELWLRFKELTNEMIVTKNGRRMFPVLKVNVSGLDPNAMYSFLLDFVAADNHRWKYVNGEWVPGGKPEPQAPSCVYIHPDSPNFGAHWMKAPVSFSKVKLTNKLNGGGQIMLNSLHKYEPRIHIVRVGGPQRMITSHCFPETQFIAVTAYQNEEITALKIKYNPFAKAFLDAKERSHHKDVMEDPGDSQQSGHSPWGWLIPGTSTLCPPATPHPQFGGPLSLPSTHGCERYPALRNHRPAPYPSPYAHRNNSPTYSDSSSACLSMLPSHDNWSSLGMPAHTSMLPMSPNAGSPTGSSQYPSLWSVSGGTITPGAQAAGISNGLGAQFFRGSSAHSASLAHPVSAPSSSGSPLYEGASSATDIADSQYDASAQARLLASWMPVSPPSM
- the TBXT gene encoding T-box transcription factor T isoform X3, which codes for MSSPGTDGAGKSLQYRVDHLLSAVESELQAGSEKGDPTERELRVGLEESELWLRFKELTNEMIVTKNGRRMFPVLKVNVSGLDPNAMYSFLLDFVAADNHRWKYVNGEWVPGGKPEPQAPSCVYIHPDSPNFGAHWMKAPVSFSKVKLTNKLNGGGQIMLNSLHKYEPRIHIVRVGGPQRMITSHCFPETQFIAVTAYQNEEITALKIKYNPFAKAFLDAKERSHHKDVMEDPGDSQQSGHSPSYSDSSSACLSMLPSHDNWSSLGMPAHTSMLPMSPNAGSPTGSSQYPSLWSVSGGTITPGAQAAGISNGLGAQFFRGSSAHSASLAHPVSAPSSSGSPLYEGASSATDIADSQYDASAQARLLASWMPVSPPSM
- the TBXT gene encoding T-box transcription factor T isoform X1, which encodes MSSPGTDGAGKSLQYRVDHLLSAVESELQAGSEKGDPTERELRVGLEESELWLRFKELTNEMIVTKNGRRMFPVLKVNVSGLDPNAMYSFLLDFVAADNHRWKYVNGEWVPGGKPEPQAPSCVYIHPDSPNFGAHWMKAPVSFSKVKLTNKLNGGGQIMLNSLHKYEPRIHIVRVGGPQRMITSHCFPETQFIAVTAYQNEEITALKIKYNPFAKAFLDAKERSHHKDVMEDPGDSQQSGHSPSGGWLIPGTSTLCPPATPHPQFGGPLSLPSTHGCERYPALRNHRPAPYPSPYAHRNNSPTYSDSSSACLSMLPSHDNWSSLGMPAHTSMLPMSPNAGSPTGSSQYPSLWSVSGGTITPGAQAAGISNGLGAQFFRGSSAHSASLAHPVSAPSSSGSPLYEGASSATDIADSQYDASAQARLLASWMPVSPPSM